A genome region from Labrus mixtus chromosome 9, fLabMix1.1, whole genome shotgun sequence includes the following:
- the shkbp1 gene encoding SH3KBP1-binding protein 1 has protein sequence MMSNTARSGDIIHLNVGGKRFSTSRQTLTWVPDSFFSSLLSGRISTLKDETGAIFIDRDPSLFATILNFLRTKELYPRSINVHMLMHEAEFYGITPLVRKLQLCDELDRSSCGNVLFNGYLPPPVYPAKRRNRHSVAGSQFMAGRIVPAERVPVRRSNTMPPNLGNSGILGRASTEERTPGGQLSDTGMVRIICGHHNWIAVAYAQFVVCYRVKESTGWQQVFTSPRLDWVIDRVALNAKVMAGSLGDNDKMVAVASGTEIILWAICPDGNGNEIGVFSLNVPVEALFFVGNQLIATSHTGKVGVWNAVTKHWQNQDVVPISSYDTAGSFLILGCNNGSIYYIDVQKFPLRMKDNDLLVTELYRDPTEDAITALSVYLTPKTSDSGNWIEIAYGTSSGSVRVIVQHPETVGSGPQLFQTFSVHRSPVTKIMLSEKHLISVCADNNHVRTWTVTRFRGMISTQPGSTPLTSFKILSLDDVDGHGGCSAGTEIGPYGERDDQQVFIQRVVPDTDKLYVRLSSNGKRVCEVRSVDGTSITAFMVHECEGSSRIGSRPRRYLFSGHGNGSIQMWDLTTAMEIAGKVDIRALGGPTEEELLELLDQCDLALTRTPDSTPRASTCSLHSQLSDAFRSERLHSSGGRGGGGASGSSASLCGSLPRHAPPPVPLAKPHRDSALSPGPGPGAGAQNLAFPGPAFTHNPSSSPRPHRHLDREWGSVRRGSFVERCQELAKGSEAVGGSGFGVPAGSEGVRRSLAVCTELEARFGLRTPTTFSVTPGARHSLGTPSSTSSSSSSQRRTTPTSPTSPAPPPPPPPPPPAVSPTRSQAPVSPRRSAAPSPLTSPVTSPADVTTSPENPASPDSASTAPPTATPTSPKPHMNETSF, from the exons ATGATGTCTAACACGGCGAGGAGTGGAGACATCATCCACCTGAATGTCGGAGGGAAGAG gtTCAGCACGTCCCGACAGACGCTGACGTGGGTTCCTGACTCCTTTTTCTCCAG TCTTTTGAGCGGTCGCATCTCGACTCTGAAGGATGAAACTGGAGCG ATCTTCATCGACAGAGACCCCTCACTGTTCGCCACCATCCTCAACTTCCTGCGGACCAAAGAGCTGTACCCCCGCTCCATCAACGTGCACATGCTCATGCACGAGGCCGAGTTTTACGGCATCACGCCGCTGG tgcgTAAGCTGCAGCTGTGTGACGAGCTGGACCGATCGTCCTGTGGAAATGTGCTGTTTAATGGCTACCTGCCTCCACCAg TGTACCCAGCGAAGCGTCGTAACCGTCACAGCGTGGCGGGGTCGCAGTTCATGGCGGGTCGAATCGTGCCTGCAGAGCGAGTGCCGGTGAGACGCAGCAACACGATGCCCCCCAACCTGGGGAACTCTGGGATACTGGGCAGAGCGAGCACCGAGGAGAGGACGCCTggag gtcaGTTATCAGACACCGGCATGGTTCGGATCATCTGCGGACACCACAACTGGATCGCTGTGGCCTACGCACAGTTTGTCGTCTGCTACAG ggtGAAGGAGTCCACCGGCTGGCAGCAGGTCTTCACCTCTCCTCGTCTGGATTGGGTGATCGACCGAGTCGCGCTCAACGCCAAAGTGATGGCCGGCTCGCTGGGAGACAACGACAAGATGGTGGCCGTCGCCTCGGGGACGGAGATCATCCTGTGGGCGATCTGCCCGGATGGCAACGGGAATGAAATCG gtgttttCAGTCTAAACGTGCCGGTGGAGGCCCTCTTCTTCGTTGGTAACCAGCTGATCGCCACCAGCCACACGGGGAAGGTCGGGGTTTGGAACGCCGTCACCAAACACTGGCAG AATCAGGACGTTGTTCCCATCAGCAGCTACGACACGGCCGGCTCCTTCCTCATCCTGGGCTGTAACAACGGCTCAATTTATTATATag ATGTGCAGAAGTTTCCTCTGAGGATGAAGGATAACGACCTGCTGGTGACCGAGCTGTACAGAGACCCGACTGAAGACGCCATCACGGCCCTCAGTGTTTACCTCACCCCCAAAACCA GTGACAGCGGGAACTGGATCGAGATCGCGTACGGGACGAGCTCGGGATCGGTTCGAGTCATCGTTCAGCATCCGGAGACGGTCGGCTCGGGGCCACAGCTCTTCCAGACCTTCTCCGTCCACCGCAGCCCGGTCACCAAGATCATGCTGTCTGAGaaacacctgatctcag tTTGTGCCGACAACAACCACGTGCGGACTTGGACGGTGACGCGGTTCAGAGGGATGATCTCCACTCAGCCGGGATCCACGCCGCTCACTTCCTTTAAGATCCTCAGCCTGGACGACGTGGACGGACACGGAGGCTGCAGCGCCGGGACAGAGAtcg gtcCGTATGGAGAGAGAGACGACCAGCAGGTGTTCATCCAGAGAGTCGTACCTGACACCGACAAACTCTACGTCCGACTGTCGTCCAACGgaaagag ggtgtGTGAGGTGCGGTCAGTGGATGGGACCTCCATCACGGCCTTCATGGTCCACGAGTGCGAGGGCTCGAGTCGCATCGGCTCTCGACCGCGGCGTTACCTCTTCAGTGGCCACGGCAACGGCAGCATCCAGATGTGGGACCTGACGACCGCCATGGAGATCGCCGGGAAAGTCGACATCAgag CGCTGGGCGGGCCTacagaggaggagctgctggagctTTTGGACCAGTGTGACCTGGCGCTCACCAGAACACCTGACAGCACACCGAGAGCCTCCacctgcag tctTCACTCTCAGCTCAGCGACGCCTTCAGGTCGGAGCGTCTCCACTCATCGGggggacgaggaggaggcggagcttctgGTTCTTCTGCCTCCCTGTGTGGCAGCCTCCCCCGACACGCCCCGCCCCCTGTGCCACTCGCCAAACCACACAGAGACTCCGCTTTATCACCTGGACCTGGACCCGGCGCTGGGGCTCAAAATCTCGCCTTCCCCGGCCCCGCCTTCACCCACAACCCCTCGTCCAGTCCCCGCCCCCACAGACACCTGGACAGAGAGTGGGGGTCTGTACGCAGGGGGAGCTTCGTGGAGCGTTGTCAGGAGCTGGCGAAGGGTTCAGAGGCAGTGGGCGGGTCTGGTTTTGGGGTCCCAGCGGGGTCAGAGGGCGTCAGGCGGAGTTTAGCAGTTTGCACCGAGCTAGAGGCCAGATTTGGCCTCAGGACACCGACCACCTTTTCTGTGACGCCCGGTGCACGCCACTCTCTCGGAACACCGTCATCAACATCATCCTCGTCTTCATCCCAACGCAGGACCACGCCCACTTCCCCAACAAGCCCCgccccacctccccctccccctcctcctcctccagcggTGAGCCCGACTCGCTCTCAGGCTCCCGTCTCACCCCGTCGCAGCGCCGCGCCATCTCCTCTGACGTCGCCTGTGACCTCGCCTGCTGATGTCACGACGTCCCCAGAGAACCCGGCGAGTCCAGACAGCGCCTCCACGGCCCCGCCCACTGCCACGCCCACCAGCCCCAAACCACACATGAACGAGACcagcttctga